The following proteins are encoded in a genomic region of Euzebya sp.:
- a CDS encoding recombinase family protein, with amino-acid sequence MRAALYARISQDEHGTEKGVQRQLEDARALADARGWQVVGEWTDNDVSAYSGATRAGYTALMESAAAGEFDRIVVYMTSRLWRSRRERAEAMDLLADRRISVAAVSGPELELASASGRMVAGILGEFDTAESAIKGERVARAALQRAQEGRASGPVLYGWRREPILDGEGRQVSFRDVEDPDQADVVRDLVDRIIGGDSMKGIAEDFNRRGILVPSGREGVRWRAGTVRKLALRPANVAKRVHHGLKRDRHGRRAPRHSGPCTEACVIGDAAWPAIIDEEQHREVVALLTSNTRRTTVASNRRAHLLTYGIGRCGVCGADLRVKSWRYHRKRTGKTVDRTLYTCEAKGCTSRDEPSVDDLVGQVVIARLRAPDAELPDLTATRRRTGAEDHRRIAEDLRRRLDAAAVDYAEGIIDRQQLREISMRLRPQMETAERKALRTYATPDPKPLRDLLGSADVEAAWARLDVRGRRRVLEVLGLSVSLMPTRQGPGFDPTDVQIEWAGATSDPVPTSV; translated from the coding sequence ATGAGGGCGGCGCTGTACGCCCGCATCTCCCAGGACGAGCACGGCACCGAGAAGGGCGTCCAGCGCCAACTCGAGGACGCCCGTGCCCTGGCCGACGCGCGCGGCTGGCAGGTGGTGGGGGAGTGGACGGACAACGACGTCAGCGCCTACTCCGGCGCGACCAGGGCCGGGTACACCGCCCTGATGGAGTCGGCGGCTGCCGGCGAGTTCGACCGGATCGTGGTCTACATGACGTCCCGGCTGTGGCGGTCCCGGCGGGAGCGGGCCGAGGCGATGGACCTGCTCGCGGATCGGCGGATCTCCGTCGCGGCGGTGTCCGGTCCTGAGCTCGAACTGGCGAGCGCCTCGGGCCGGATGGTCGCGGGCATCCTGGGCGAGTTCGACACCGCGGAGTCCGCCATCAAGGGGGAGCGCGTCGCCAGGGCCGCCCTGCAACGCGCGCAGGAAGGGCGCGCGTCAGGACCGGTGCTCTACGGCTGGCGGCGTGAGCCCATCCTCGACGGCGAGGGCCGGCAGGTGTCGTTCCGGGACGTCGAAGATCCCGACCAGGCCGACGTCGTCCGCGATCTGGTCGATCGGATCATCGGCGGAGACTCGATGAAGGGCATCGCCGAGGACTTCAACCGTCGCGGCATCCTCGTGCCGTCTGGGCGTGAGGGGGTGCGGTGGCGTGCGGGTACGGTGCGCAAGCTCGCGTTGCGTCCTGCGAACGTCGCCAAGCGCGTCCACCACGGGCTCAAGCGGGACCGGCACGGTCGCCGCGCTCCGCGGCACAGCGGCCCGTGCACCGAGGCGTGCGTCATCGGGGACGCCGCCTGGCCCGCGATCATCGACGAGGAGCAGCATCGCGAGGTGGTCGCGCTCCTGACGAGCAACACGCGCCGGACCACGGTCGCCAGCAACCGGCGGGCTCACCTGCTGACCTACGGGATCGGCCGTTGCGGGGTGTGCGGTGCGGATCTGCGGGTCAAGTCCTGGCGCTACCACCGCAAGCGGACCGGCAAGACCGTCGATCGGACGCTCTACACCTGTGAAGCGAAGGGCTGCACCAGCCGCGACGAACCCTCGGTCGACGACCTCGTCGGCCAGGTCGTGATCGCCCGCCTCAGGGCGCCCGACGCCGAGCTCCCCGACCTGACGGCCACCCGGCGGCGAACGGGCGCAGAGGACCACCGGCGGATCGCCGAGGACCTCAGAAGGCGACTCGACGCCGCGGCAGTGGACTACGCCGAGGGGATCATCGACCGGCAGCAGCTCCGCGAGATCTCCATGCGGCTTCGCCCGCAGATGGAGACCGCCGAGCGCAAGGCGCTGCGCACCTACGCCACTCCGGATCCCAAGCCCCTGCGCGACCTCCTGGGCAGTGCGGACGTGGAAGCGGCGTGGGCCCGTCTCGACGTGCGCGGGCGTCGGCGGGTGCTGGAGGTGCTGGGACTCTCCGTCTCCCTGATGCCGACCCGCCAGGGACCTGGGTTCGACCCGACCGACGTCCAGATCGAGTGGGCGGGAGCGACTTCGGATCCAGTACCCACGTCGGTCTGA
- a CDS encoding DUF5615 family PIN-like protein: MRLCLDHHFPGALADRLVEDGVDVVTAHQRGWHTVTDEALLDHCTAEGRVLMTNNVRDVVVIAQRWAAEGRSHAGLIFTDDARWPRTADTTGRFTDALRPLLDLPDDHRRDRVHWL; this comes from the coding sequence GTGAGGCTCTGCCTCGACCACCACTTCCCCGGCGCGCTGGCCGACCGGCTCGTCGAGGACGGCGTCGACGTGGTCACGGCACACCAGCGCGGCTGGCACACCGTCACCGACGAGGCGCTCCTCGATCACTGCACCGCCGAGGGACGGGTGCTGATGACGAACAACGTCAGGGACGTCGTCGTCATCGCCCAGCGGTGGGCCGCGGAGGGTCGATCGCACGCCGGGCTGATCTTCACCGACGACGCGCGATGGCCGCGGACGGCCGACACGACCGGACGGTTCACCGACGCGCTGCGCCCGCTGCTCGACCTTCCCGACGACCACCGCCGGGATCGGGTCCACTGGCTCTGA
- a CDS encoding DUF5615 family PIN-like protein, producing MRLCLDHHFPVMLATRLVEDGFDVVTAHQRGWHTLHDEALLDHCTSEGRVLMTNNVRDFVVIAQGWAAGGRSHAGLIFTDDARWPRTADTTGRFVDALRPLLDLPDDHLRDQVHWL from the coding sequence GTGAGGCTCTGCCTCGACCACCACTTCCCCGTCATGCTGGCCACACGGCTCGTCGAGGACGGCTTCGACGTGGTCACGGCGCACCAGCGCGGTTGGCACACCCTTCACGATGAGGCGCTCCTCGATCACTGCACGTCCGAGGGGCGGGTGCTGATGACGAACAACGTCAGGGACTTCGTCGTGATCGCCCAGGGGTGGGCGGCAGGGGGTCGGTCGCACGCCGGGCTGATCTTCACCGACGATGCGCGGTGGCCGCGGACGGCCGACACGACCGGCCGGTTCGTCGACGCGCTGCGCCCGCTGCTCGACCTTCCCGACGACCACCTCCGGGACCAGGTCCACTGGCTCTGA
- a CDS encoding cell wall-binding repeat-containing protein, with protein MKRAIVAIIGLSALMVATAASADVVVSDPEEGVLSIDSVSGEITELTTEAGDLETSVSPDGSRVAFSRATESDSGIWVVDVRGGEERRVSPEGLGLNVRNPDWSPDGTQLAWSDRDDLWVTDLLSDISRRVTEGAENDGEPSWAPDGGAIAFTRFAENVDSGSAIAVVSMASGTVQVLAESDGGTRPEWSPNGDLIAWTQSAPSPPRVYTVAISGAGTVGPPMEIGPGTAAAWSPDGDALVLGSSSASDPALPIVRHDIRTGAERVVVDKPSGGVQSLSVSQDGSDLAVVLGDDDEVVLEVFSGIESDETTSEVLIRRRFLRDVEWVRDIAQRLAGATRVDTAVAVSRALDSAARPAAGSVPIFLATSTNYADALAVGPLVTKLNGRLLLVDGNGRLSRATTDEVLRLAPETAYVVGGTAAVSEMVEDGLSQLGVDSIERIGGADRFETASRIAERVGTAGGVVIAEGQDADPSRGWPDALVGGSLASREGIPILLVTTETVPDASRVMLEQWNPEHIIIVGGTTAVSDEVAQTLDALGGTIERIAGADRYATATQVAAYAAGAEGDADASRSTTVWLASGENWPDALVAVPSAGRQGAPLLLSPRAALGNAPLNFLCAHTSTLGRLVAVGGPDVLSARSLSAATAVLTDRRPCPS; from the coding sequence ATGAAGCGCGCAATCGTTGCAATCATCGGGTTGTCGGCATTGATGGTGGCCACTGCCGCGTCAGCTGACGTGGTGGTGTCGGACCCCGAGGAGGGGGTCCTGTCCATCGACTCCGTCTCAGGTGAGATCACTGAGCTGACCACCGAGGCAGGTGACCTGGAGACGAGCGTGTCACCGGACGGGTCGCGTGTGGCGTTCAGCAGGGCCACTGAGTCGGACTCGGGGATTTGGGTCGTAGACGTGCGTGGCGGCGAGGAGCGCCGCGTCAGCCCTGAAGGACTCGGCCTGAACGTACGGAACCCGGACTGGAGCCCTGACGGCACACAGCTGGCCTGGAGCGACCGAGACGACCTCTGGGTGACGGATCTGCTGAGCGACATCAGCAGGCGAGTGACGGAGGGGGCCGAGAATGACGGCGAGCCGAGCTGGGCCCCCGACGGCGGCGCAATCGCCTTCACTCGCTTCGCCGAGAACGTGGACAGTGGCTCGGCCATTGCCGTCGTCTCGATGGCGTCCGGAACCGTGCAGGTGCTCGCAGAATCCGACGGCGGTACGCGGCCGGAGTGGTCGCCCAACGGCGACCTGATCGCCTGGACGCAGTCCGCCCCTTCACCGCCACGCGTCTACACCGTGGCGATCTCCGGGGCGGGGACAGTCGGTCCGCCGATGGAGATCGGACCCGGAACGGCGGCGGCATGGTCACCTGACGGTGACGCTCTAGTCCTCGGCAGCTCATCCGCCTCTGACCCCGCATTGCCGATCGTGCGACACGACATCCGGACTGGGGCGGAACGGGTAGTCGTCGACAAGCCATCGGGTGGTGTCCAGTCGCTGTCGGTTAGCCAAGACGGCAGCGATCTCGCAGTAGTCCTCGGCGATGACGATGAGGTGGTGCTTGAGGTCTTCAGCGGTATTGAGTCTGACGAGACGACCTCTGAGGTGCTCATCCGCCGTCGGTTCCTCCGAGACGTGGAATGGGTCCGCGACATCGCGCAGCGACTCGCGGGAGCGACCCGCGTCGACACCGCCGTTGCGGTGAGTCGGGCTCTGGACTCGGCTGCCAGACCGGCGGCCGGCAGCGTGCCCATCTTCCTGGCGACGTCCACGAACTATGCTGACGCGCTTGCGGTGGGACCGCTGGTGACCAAGCTCAACGGCCGACTCCTACTCGTGGACGGTAACGGCAGGCTGTCCCGGGCCACGACGGACGAGGTCCTCCGCCTGGCCCCCGAAACCGCCTACGTCGTTGGGGGAACCGCCGCCGTCTCGGAGATGGTTGAAGACGGCCTGTCGCAGCTCGGAGTTGACTCAATCGAGCGGATCGGAGGCGCCGACCGATTCGAGACGGCAAGTCGTATCGCGGAACGCGTGGGCACTGCGGGCGGGGTTGTGATCGCGGAAGGGCAGGACGCTGACCCGTCGCGAGGCTGGCCCGATGCCCTTGTCGGCGGATCCCTTGCCTCACGCGAAGGGATTCCGATCCTGTTGGTCACCACCGAAACCGTCCCGGATGCAAGCCGCGTGATGCTCGAACAGTGGAATCCCGAACACATCATCATCGTTGGTGGGACCACCGCCGTCTCTGACGAGGTCGCACAAACCCTCGACGCGCTTGGCGGGACCATCGAGCGAATCGCCGGAGCCGACCGATACGCCACCGCGACTCAAGTCGCCGCGTATGCCGCGGGCGCAGAGGGAGACGCAGACGCCTCACGCTCCACAACCGTATGGCTGGCCTCTGGGGAGAACTGGCCGGATGCCTTGGTGGCCGTCCCCTCAGCCGGCAGACAGGGAGCGCCACTGCTGCTGAGCCCAAGGGCCGCTCTCGGAAACGCCCCACTCAACTTCCTGTGTGCTCACACCAGCACGCTGGGACGACTGGTCGCGGTCGGCGGTCCGGACGTCCTGTCAGCTCGCAGCCTGAGCGCAGCCACAGCTGTCCTCACCGACCGTCGTCCCTGCCCCAGTTGA